From the Anaerolineae bacterium genome, the window TTGGGCCAAAGGCGTATCTCCATTCCCAGATTGTCCTGTTTCTTTCTTGAAATCGAGGTTGACGTTCAAACCCACGCCAACCACCACCCAATTCGATCGTTCCCCTTCAATGTCCACCTCGGTCAAAATTCCGGCCAATTTTTTGCCATCGTGCCACACCAAGTCGTTGGGCCACTTCAGGCCGGGGCGCAGGCCGGTATGGGTTTCAATGGCATTAGCCAGGGCCAGGGCGCAGAGCATGGTCAGGCGTTGGCTTTGGGCGGGCGTCAGCCAGGGGCCGGGGCGGAACAGCAACGACAGCAGCAGGCTGGACCCGGCGGGGGCATACCATTTTCGTTCCAGCCGCCCCCGGCCGGCCAGTTGCTCTTCGGCAAGATAGAGCAAACCTTCCGGCGCTCCCTGCCGGGCCAATTTTTTTAGCTCGGTATTGGTGGAGCCGGTTTTTTCGGTATAAATTACATTTTGGCCAAAGGTGTAAGTTGGCAGTTTATGGCGCACCAAGTCGCCAGAAAGTCGGGCCATAAATATTATAGTAATCCCTTCCCCCTGATTGGCAAATTCGCTCATTCCATCTCTCTTTGGTAAAATATACAATTTGTGCGGGCAGAAAAGCGGCGGATGTTATTTTACCGCAAACCCTAAAGATTTTTGACACTCAAATGGAGCTGAGCAATTCAATTCAGTTCCTACGAGGGCCAATGAAATCTTCTGCAAAATCAGGAATTTCTTAATCAAGAAGTGAGTGAGCCAAGTTGGATAGATTATACACCCCCTGGCGAATGAAATACGTAACCTCAACCGAGCCGCAAAGGGAGGAGTGCGTGTTCTGCAACCACCTCCGCGCCAACCCCAGCCACGACCGGGAGAATTACCTGGTTTACCGGGGACAAACCGCTTTTACAGTGATGAACCTTTACCCTTATAATACCGGCCACCTGATGGTTTTACCCAACGAGCATGTAGCCACCCTGGCTGAGACTTCTCCCACCACCCAGTTTGAGATAATTACCCTGGTCACCTATTTTACCGGGTTACTTTCGACCCTGATGCAGCCCGATGGATTCAATATTGGCCTTAATATGGGTCGGGTGGCCGGGGCAGGCATTGACCACCATTTGCACGTTCACCTTGTACCCCGCTGGAGCGGCGATACCAACTTTATGTCTGTGTTTGGCGACACGCGGGTGTTACCCGAAGCGCTGGTTGATACCTATGACAAAATTATGACCTGGTTAAAAGAGCAACCACCACAAATCCCATCTTTGGCGTAAGCCCGGGGATCACGTCCCTACCGAAATTGATCCAGCAGACCCTCGGAGTCTGTCCCAATTTTTAGGCCTAGGGTAGGGACAGGACAATGTCCTGTCTCTACCGCCAAAATTCTGGGACGCAGCAGGCCCTCATTAGCCACTTGACGCAGCCCCCAAATTGAGATACTATTCTGTAACAAACAACAATACCACCCTCCAGACTTTCCCCTAAAAAAATAACCACCGGGCCGCATTAGCCCCGGGCCAAGGAGAGAAGCTATGTCAGACCTCATCGGCAAAACCATCGGACAATACGAAATTGTTGAAAAAATTGGCGTGGGCGGGATGGCTACCGTTTACAAGGCTTACCAGCGTTCCATCAACCGTTACGTGGCCGTTAAAATTTTGCCCACCCAATTTGCGCACGATCCCAATTTTGTCAAACGTTTTGCCCAGGAAGCCAAAGCTATTGCCGCCCTGGAACATCCCCACATCCTGCCCGTTTATGATTTTGGCACCCAGGAAGGTTTAACCTACATGGTCATGCGTTACGTAGAAGGCGGCACGCTGGCCGACCAGATGGGCAAACCGACATCCGACAAACGCATTGTAGAGATTGTGGGTAATATCGCCAGAGCGCTGGAATATGCCCACCGCCAAGGGGTGGTCCACCGGGACATCAAACCCAGCAATGTTCTCATTGACAAACAGGGTGAGGTGCTGCTCACCGACTTTGGTATTGCCAAAATGATGCAAGATTCCGGCGGCACCCGCTTGACCGGCACCGGCAGCATTTTGGGCACGCCGGAATATATGTCGCCCGAACAGGCCGAAGGGGTGAGCGTGGACCATCGCAGCGACATCTACTCTCTGGGTGTGGTTTTGTATGAATTACTGACCGGCCAGCCCCCCTTCCAGGCTAAAACCCCCCTGGCCGTGGTGCTGAAACACGTCAAAGAACCATTGTCGCCGCCGCGCACGATTAAACCTGATGTGGCCGAGCCGCTGGAGCAGGTGGTACTCAAGGCTATGGACAAAAACCGCGAGCAACGCTACCAAACCGCCGCCGAAATGGAGCAAGCCTTAAAAGATGCGCTCCGCGAAATTGAAAGCGCCGCCCCTACCACCAGCATTCCTCCCTCTAAAACGCAAGGAGTAGCCCCTCCGGTGCCCACGCCGGCCAAAGGGCGGAGCACAATGAGTACGTTTTTAGTTATTGGGCTGGTGGTGGCCGTAGTATTGTGCCTGGGCGCAGGGGGTATCTTTGCCCTGGCTGCTCTCTCTGGCAGGGGGGAGCGCGGCACAGCCACGGCCGTATCGGGAGATGTGTCCGTGTCTGACGGTCTTTTCCCAAAAACCCCTGAACCTACTGCAGAACCCACCGCAGAATCTTCCGACGCGCCTACTCCCACCAAATCAGGCGTGGAAGTTGATACGATTCTCCCCCCGGTTAACCTGGATAGAGCAGAACTGTTCCGGGAGAGCTTTGATTCAAACGAGAATAACTGGACCATTGGCCAGGAAATAGATGAATATGGCATCTACAACGCCGAGATGGTTGATGGTCGCTATCGTATGAGTCAAAAGGCCGATAAAGACGTGTTTATCTGGGAGTACCTGACCGGCGGCAATTTTGATAACTTTGTGGTAGCGGTTGACGCCTTCCCGGTTGAGGCCAATACCGACGCCTATGGTTATGGCCTTGTTTTGCGCAATAACGCCAATACCCAAAGCCTTTACACCTTTGAAATAGAAAATGATAGTTTTAAGGTGGATCTGTTAGCGGATGGTAATTGGAAAACACTGGCTGATTGGAAATCGCTGGCGGCCATTAATGTTGGTGGGCCGAACCAACTGATGGCCAAAGCAGCCGGCCCGGCCTTGACCTTTTATGTTAACGGCCAGGAAGCCACCACCGTGGAAGACAACACCCTGCTGGACGGCTCGATTGGTGTAGCCCTTAATCTTCACCAAGCAGGGGACAGCGCGACCGTTGATTTTGATAACCTGGTGGTATACGCCCTGAACGATGAGGAACTGGCCGGCGTCAGCGACATTATCTTTGAGGAGTATTTCGACTCCGATGCTAACGGTTGGGCTACCGGCGAATTTGAAGATGACTACAGCCAGGATGAAATCACCATTGAGGATGGCAAATACACCTTACGCGCCCTCACCAAAAAAGCCGCTTACATTGAAAAAAAGCTACCCAATCGAGAGTTCTCAGACTTTGTGCTCACTCTGGAAGCCACCCCCCACGATACCGCCGAACATTACTCCTATGGTATCGCTTTCCGCGAAGACAGCGAAGCCAATGTTTACACCTTTGAAATTGGCAATGATGGCCTCTACGCCGTTTTCCTTTATGATAACGAGTGGATAAAACTCAAAGATTGGTCCAGCGCCAAAGCCATTAAACCAGGCCAAACCAACCAACTCAAGGTGATTGCCCAAGGTAGCACCCTCACCTTCTTTGTCAATGACGACCAATTGACCACCCTCACGGACGATACCCTGGCCAAAGGGCAAATTGGCCTGATTTTGGACATGTTTGAAGAGAATCAATCCGCCGCTGTGGATTTTGACAATTTAGTTATCAGGAGAATAATCGAGCCGTAAAACATAATTGCCACCAAGTTGCCCGGTTGAAATAATGCGGTTAGGATCGTAGAACCGGGTTTGAACGAATATGAATAAAAAAGACCGCAGCGGTTTTTGAAACCGCTGCGGTCTTTTTGAATCCAACGTAATCCCAAAGAAACCTTTTAGGCTCATGTGTAGAACCTGCGCATGTCGTTGCGAGCAAAGCGACGCAATCCCCGTTCAACGGGGGGGAGACCACTTCGCCTCCGGCTCGTGGTGACATGTCCGCACACATTTCACCCATGAGCCACCTCTTATTTATCCCCATATCACCGGCTCAACGACCAGCGCCCTTTCTTGGGCCAGCAGTCCCTCCATCATTCTATCTGCGACAAAATTGCGACAAAGCGGCGACATTTCTGTGACATTTACCTGCTATTCTATTTTACAGGAGGGTAACAGCCCCCACGAAACGGCAATGAGAATAACAATGGCATTACGAAGGAAACCACACCGGACAGGTTTTCATGAAGTAGGGACAGCGCCTGGCGCCTGTCCTCTGGGACGACCACAAGGGGACGCCCCTACATTACCGGATTAATTTCTAAAAATCCATAAAAACCTGCCAGTGGGCCAGAAAGGAGGTGGCTATGCTCAAACTGGTAGCGTGAGCGAATAGACGATATGCCCAAACTTATAAAAGTCAACCAAAATATTAAAATAAGGAGAATCACAATGAAACTTAAAAAACTTTGGAGCATTAGTGTCGTTGTCACCGTGCTGCTGGTACTGGTGACGGTAGGGACCGTGATGGGACAGGAACCGGAGTCATCGCCGCCCCCGGCCGAAGGGGAAGGCGATTTTGGAGCAGAAGCTGAAATCGGCATCATGGCTGTGCCCGCTAAAACGATGAACTACCAGGGCTATCTGACCGATAACAGCGGCAGCCCCCTGAACGGCAGTTACAATATGGTGTTTAGCCTGTGGGATGAAGAGGCCGCCGGCGCCGGCAACAGGGAATGGGGAGACGAAACCCACACCGGCGTGTCCGTTTCTAACGGGATTTTTAGCGTGGTTTTGGGTGAAACTGTGCCGCTGGACCCCTATACTGATTTTGACGAACAGTTGTACCTGGAAATTGTGGTCAATGGCACCACCTTGCCCCGGCAAACGCTGCGGGCCGTGCCCTATGCAATGGGCCTGACGTCGGGCGCTCGGGTTATGGGCCAAACAGACACAACGAGCCAGTACGGCCTTTATGTGGAAAACAAAAATGGACGCGCGCTTTACGTTGATGGGGTGGGTGACAACATCTATGGTATTTATAATACAGATGTTACTTACTCCGATGAGGGTTTTGCCGGCCGGGATACTTGTGTTTTTGCGCCCACCTTGAACGCCGTTTTGCCGTATCTCGCCAGTGGCTACCACCTTTCCCCGCAAAATGGCAACTATACGGCGGTTGTAGGAGAGGCCGGCGGTGGCAGCGGATCAGTTTATATCCCGCTACAGGTTGAAGTTCCCTACGGCCGGGAGTATGTACTCGACCAGGTCAGGGTTTACTACAAAGTAGGTGGTGGGGCCAGCATTACCTGGGCCGGGATTATGGGCATGAATTTTGATAACGGCGGCATGCTCACCATTGGTAGTAACAGTAACACTTACTCAAGCGCCACGGCCACCTCGTTTGCGATCACCCCTACCAATCCCTACACCATCACCACTACAACGGCCCCTACCGGGATAACCCTCTCCGTTAATACTCCCGCCGGTGGGGACATGATTCATCTGTATGGGGTCAGGCTACAACTGGATAGCAGTTACGAATACTAAGGAGGAATAGCATGGCGGTTAGAAGAGTGGTAGTATTTTTTATCTTGCTGGTTTGCGGTTTGTTTTTGGTAGGAAGCGTGCTGGCTGCCGACGGGGTGGTCCTGCGGCGCAGTGTCGTTGGTGGGGGCGGCGGGCCGGTAACAGACGGCAGCCTTTACCTCCTTAACGGCACGGTGAGCGAGCCTGTTGCCGGCGTTGTTGTTGTCGGGGGTAGCTATGGCCTTAGTTCCGGATTTTGGTGGGCCGGCGGATTCGGCGGAACCACAGTTTACCTACCCCTGATGCTAAAGAATTAGGCTCCTGATGATTTGTAGGGGCAATACCCGGCCCTTGCCCATAGGGCGACCCCAAGGGTTTGCCCCTACATTATCGGTATCAAATTCAAATTCCAACTGTTTTACGTTGGGCAATTTTTCAGGCGTTTGGGCTTTGATTGGCGACTATTGTCGCCCGGTATTCATCTTCGATCAGCATGACCATAGGCCCAGCCGGTCCCATCACATACTCTGCATCTTAATATAAAAAACTCTCTTCCTCTTCCTCGACACCAGGCGCATTTTTTGCGGGGATAAACTGTCAGCACATTCCCCCGCCCTCCGCAGACCCTACAAGGAAGGATGAATAAGTTCTTGCCGCTGCCACGACACCAGGCGCAGGAGGCAAGTTTGTAAGTTACATGGCGGTTGTAGTCAAAAACCATTTGGGGGCGGCCAAAAATTGCCTGCCATACTCCCAAAATCATCCCGACAAACAGGCAAATAAGCAACCCTCTCAGAAAATAAGTCTGAAG encodes:
- a CDS encoding biotin--[acetyl-CoA-carboxylase] ligase; the encoded protein is MSEFANQGEGITIIFMARLSGDLVRHKLPTYTFGQNVIYTEKTGSTNTELKKLARQGAPEGLLYLAEEQLAGRGRLERKWYAPAGSSLLLSLLFRPGPWLTPAQSQRLTMLCALALANAIETHTGLRPGLKWPNDLVWHDGKKLAGILTEVDIEGERSNWVVVGVGLNVNLDFKKETGQSGNGDTPLAQTATSLSLILGRDTDQLRLPILQKFLSNVERRYDALRQGGVLPHREWRSRLVGLGQPVTIIGVEGDVRQGIMADVNENGALLLQQADGSLMTFLAGDVTLRRTG
- a CDS encoding HIT domain-containing protein; this translates as MDRLYTPWRMKYVTSTEPQREECVFCNHLRANPSHDRENYLVYRGQTAFTVMNLYPYNTGHLMVLPNEHVATLAETSPTTQFEIITLVTYFTGLLSTLMQPDGFNIGLNMGRVAGAGIDHHLHVHLVPRWSGDTNFMSVFGDTRVLPEALVDTYDKIMTWLKEQPPQIPSLA
- a CDS encoding protein kinase encodes the protein MSDLIGKTIGQYEIVEKIGVGGMATVYKAYQRSINRYVAVKILPTQFAHDPNFVKRFAQEAKAIAALEHPHILPVYDFGTQEGLTYMVMRYVEGGTLADQMGKPTSDKRIVEIVGNIARALEYAHRQGVVHRDIKPSNVLIDKQGEVLLTDFGIAKMMQDSGGTRLTGTGSILGTPEYMSPEQAEGVSVDHRSDIYSLGVVLYELLTGQPPFQAKTPLAVVLKHVKEPLSPPRTIKPDVAEPLEQVVLKAMDKNREQRYQTAAEMEQALKDALREIESAAPTTSIPPSKTQGVAPPVPTPAKGRSTMSTFLVIGLVVAVVLCLGAGGIFALAALSGRGERGTATAVSGDVSVSDGLFPKTPEPTAEPTAESSDAPTPTKSGVEVDTILPPVNLDRAELFRESFDSNENNWTIGQEIDEYGIYNAEMVDGRYRMSQKADKDVFIWEYLTGGNFDNFVVAVDAFPVEANTDAYGYGLVLRNNANTQSLYTFEIENDSFKVDLLADGNWKTLADWKSLAAINVGGPNQLMAKAAGPALTFYVNGQEATTVEDNTLLDGSIGVALNLHQAGDSATVDFDNLVVYALNDEELAGVSDIIFEEYFDSDANGWATGEFEDDYSQDEITIEDGKYTLRALTKKAAYIEKKLPNREFSDFVLTLEATPHDTAEHYSYGIAFREDSEANVYTFEIGNDGLYAVFLYDNEWIKLKDWSSAKAIKPGQTNQLKVIAQGSTLTFFVNDDQLTTLTDDTLAKGQIGLILDMFEENQSAAVDFDNLVIRRIIEP